A DNA window from Helianthus annuus cultivar XRQ/B chromosome 15, HanXRQr2.0-SUNRISE, whole genome shotgun sequence contains the following coding sequences:
- the LOC110909901 gene encoding RNA polymerase II C-terminal domain phosphatase-like 2 isoform X1 → MSRLGFNNKSVVYHGEACLGELDVIPTADKTFHFPNNEIRIHHFSQLSERCPPLSVLLAISSLPVRCKLESSSPVKQPLLDLHAACFYELKTAVVVIGDEEVHLVAMPSKLKRFPCFWCCLVPSRLYNACLGMLNMRCLSIVFDLDETLIVANTMRSFEDRIEVLTGWIGQESDPVRVSGMTSELKRYVEDRALLKQYAENDVVTDSGQTYNVKLEDVPVNAAGNERVQRPVIRLPEKNVVLTRINPEIRDTSVLVRLRPAWEDLRSYLIAKGRKRFEVFVCTMAERDYALEMWRLLDPGAHLIGPKQLLTRVVCVKSGARKSLLNVFQDRNCHPRMAMVIDDRLKVWEEKDQPRVHVVPAFTPYYAPQAETASAVPVLCVARNVACNVRGGFFKEFDENLIRRVSEHFHEDEVLNLPPAPDVCNYLMSEDASFVPNGNTSAPMADGMNGPEVTQRLNQQDARNVDLKSERSQPLVPTASIYGPPSFRSMMPSDKPSLLGPIQGPEIASRQRAGYHPLSHGIASSFSAGIQPLISEPKNDEVFHGYGLQKKNLQQAGQPSDVGVPHNPPFLNNKRGPTDSGNSNLLQPSLSVGVLQEIGQRCGSKVEYRSILSSSRDWPFSYEVLFTGEKVGVGMGKTRKDAQQQAAENALRSLADKYVAHVISQSETVKKDPDNEVENGFLWESDADESPVKDASEVAEMRRSSNSTGQLVQKSNH, encoded by the exons ATGAGTCGTTTAGGGTTTAATAATAAATCTGTGGTTTACCATGGAGAAGCTTGTTTGGGTGAATTGGATGTTATTCCTACCGCGGATAAGACTTTCCACTTCCCAAACAACGAGATTCGTATTCATCATTTCTCCCAGCTCAGTGAAAGATGCCCCCCTCTCTCAGTTCTCTTAGCAATCTCATCGCTTCCCGTTCGTTGCAAGCTCGAATCATCTTCACCCGTTAAACAACCGCTTCTCGATCTCCACGCCGCTTGTTTCTACGAACTAAAG ACGGCTGTGGTGGTGATTGGAGATGAAGAGGTGCATTTAGTGGCAATGCCGAGTAAATTAAAGCGGTTTCCGTGTTTCTGGTGTTGTTTGGTTCCGTCTCGGTTGTACAATGCTTGCTTAGGGATGTTGAACATGAGGTGTCTTTCTATCGTGTTTGATCTTGATGAGACGCTTATTGTTGCGAATACGATGAGGTCCTTTGAAGATAGGATTGAGGTTTTGACTGGTTGGATTGGGCAGGAGTCGGATCCTGTTCGTGTTTCTGGGATGACTTCTGAGCTTAAGAGATATGTGGAGGATCGGGCGTTGTTGAAGCAGTATGCTGAGAATGATGTGGTTACGGACAGTGGGCAGACGTATAATGTGAAACTGGAGGATGTTCCTGTGAATGCTGCTGGTAATGAGCGTGTTCAGCGGCCCGTTATAAGATTGCCGGAAAAAAATGTAGTCTTAACCCGTATTAATCCAGAG ATTCGTGATACCAGTGTGCTTGTGAGATTACGGCCTGCATGGGAAGATTTAAGAAGCTATTTGATTGCAAAAGGACGCAAAAGATTTGAAGTTTTTGTGTGCACTATGGCTGAAAGAGATTATGCCTTGGAGATGTGGAGGTTGTTAGACCCTGGGGCCCACCTAATTGGTCCCAAGCAACTGTTGACTCGTGTTGTATGCGTCAAATCAG GTGCACGCAAGTCTTTGCTGAATGTCTTCCAAGATAGGAATTGTCATCCAAGGATGGCCATGGTGATTGATGATAGGTTAAAGGTTTGGGAAGAAAAGGATCAACCTCGAGTTCATGTGGTACCTGCTTTCACTCCTTATTATGCTCCACAAGCAGAG ACGGCAAGCGCTGTTCCAGTTCTTTGTGTAGCAAGGAATGTTGCATGCAACGTTAGAGGTGGTTTCTTCAA AGAATTTGATGAGAATCTTATAAGGAGAGTTTCTGAACACTTTCATGAAGATGAAGTTTTGAATCTACCACCTGCACCAGATGTTTGCAACTATCTTATGTCAGAG gATGCTAGTTTTGTACCAAATGGTAATACAAGTGCCCCAATGGCAGATGGAATGAATGGTCCTGAAGTTACTCAAAGACTGAATCAGCAG GATGCTAGAAATGTTGACCTAAAATCTGAGAGATCCCAGCCGTTAGTTCCAACTGCAAGTATCTACGGTCCACCATCTTTCAGATCGATGATGCCTTCCGATA AACCTAGCTTACTGGGCCCTATCCAAGGACCTGAGATAGCAAGCAGACAGCGAGCTGGTTATCATCCCCTGTCTCATGGTATAGCTAGTTCTTTCTCTGCAGGGATTCAACCACTCATATCAGAACCAAAGAATGATGAG GTATTCCATGGATATGGATTGCAAAAGAAGAATTTGCAACAAGCAGGTCAGCCATCAG ATGTAGGTGTACCACATAATCCACCATTTTTAAATAACAAAAGGGGGCCAACTGATAGTGGAAATTCGAACCTGCTACAACCATCTTTATCGGTAGGAGTACTGCAGGAAATAGGACAAAGATGTGGTTCTAAG gtTGAATATAGATCCATCTTGAGCTCTAGCAGGGATTGGCCGTTCTCTTATGAG GTGTTATTCACTGGTGAGAAAGTAGGCGTTGGGATGGGTAAGACCCGGAAAGATGCACAACAACAGGCTGCTGAAAATGCCCTTCGCAGCCTAGCTG ACAAATATGTAGCACACGTGATCTCCCAATCAGAAACAGTGAAGAAAGATCCTGATAATGAAGTGGAAAATGGATTTTTATGGGAATCTGATGCAGATGAATCACCTGTGAAAGATGCATCGGAG GTTGCTGAAATGAGGCGTTCCTCCAATTCAACGGGACAGCTTGTTCAGAAGTCGAATCACTAA
- the LOC110909901 gene encoding RNA polymerase II C-terminal domain phosphatase-like 2 isoform X2, whose protein sequence is MSRLGFNNKSVVYHGEACLGELDVIPTADKTFHFPNNEIRIHHFSQLSERCPPLSVLLAISSLPVRCKLESSSPVKQPLLDLHAACFYELKTAVVVIGDEEVHLVAMPSKLKRFPCFWCCLVPSRLYNACLGMLNMRCLSIVFDLDETLIVANTMRSFEDRIEVLTGWIGQESDPVRVSGMTSELKRYVEDRALLKQYAENDVVTDSGQTYNVKLEDVPVNAAGNERVQRPVIRLPEKNVVLTRINPEIRDTSVLVRLRPAWEDLRSYLIAKGRKRFEVFVCTMAERDYALEMWRLLDPGAHLIGPKQLLTRVVCVKSGARKSLLNVFQDRNCHPRMAMVIDDRLKVWEEKDQPRVHVVPAFTPYYAPQAETASAVPVLCVARNVACNVRGGFFKEFDENLIRRVSEHFHEDEVLNLPPAPDVCNYLMSEDASFVPNGNTSAPMADGMNGPEVTQRLNQQDARNVDLKSERSQPLVPTASIYGPPSFRSMMPSDKPSLLGPIQGPEIASRQRAGYHPLSHGIASSFSAGIQPLISEPKNDEVFHGYGLQKKNLQQAGQPSGVPHNPPFLNNKRGPTDSGNSNLLQPSLSVGVLQEIGQRCGSKVEYRSILSSSRDWPFSYEVLFTGEKVGVGMGKTRKDAQQQAAENALRSLADKYVAHVISQSETVKKDPDNEVENGFLWESDADESPVKDASEVAEMRRSSNSTGQLVQKSNH, encoded by the exons ATGAGTCGTTTAGGGTTTAATAATAAATCTGTGGTTTACCATGGAGAAGCTTGTTTGGGTGAATTGGATGTTATTCCTACCGCGGATAAGACTTTCCACTTCCCAAACAACGAGATTCGTATTCATCATTTCTCCCAGCTCAGTGAAAGATGCCCCCCTCTCTCAGTTCTCTTAGCAATCTCATCGCTTCCCGTTCGTTGCAAGCTCGAATCATCTTCACCCGTTAAACAACCGCTTCTCGATCTCCACGCCGCTTGTTTCTACGAACTAAAG ACGGCTGTGGTGGTGATTGGAGATGAAGAGGTGCATTTAGTGGCAATGCCGAGTAAATTAAAGCGGTTTCCGTGTTTCTGGTGTTGTTTGGTTCCGTCTCGGTTGTACAATGCTTGCTTAGGGATGTTGAACATGAGGTGTCTTTCTATCGTGTTTGATCTTGATGAGACGCTTATTGTTGCGAATACGATGAGGTCCTTTGAAGATAGGATTGAGGTTTTGACTGGTTGGATTGGGCAGGAGTCGGATCCTGTTCGTGTTTCTGGGATGACTTCTGAGCTTAAGAGATATGTGGAGGATCGGGCGTTGTTGAAGCAGTATGCTGAGAATGATGTGGTTACGGACAGTGGGCAGACGTATAATGTGAAACTGGAGGATGTTCCTGTGAATGCTGCTGGTAATGAGCGTGTTCAGCGGCCCGTTATAAGATTGCCGGAAAAAAATGTAGTCTTAACCCGTATTAATCCAGAG ATTCGTGATACCAGTGTGCTTGTGAGATTACGGCCTGCATGGGAAGATTTAAGAAGCTATTTGATTGCAAAAGGACGCAAAAGATTTGAAGTTTTTGTGTGCACTATGGCTGAAAGAGATTATGCCTTGGAGATGTGGAGGTTGTTAGACCCTGGGGCCCACCTAATTGGTCCCAAGCAACTGTTGACTCGTGTTGTATGCGTCAAATCAG GTGCACGCAAGTCTTTGCTGAATGTCTTCCAAGATAGGAATTGTCATCCAAGGATGGCCATGGTGATTGATGATAGGTTAAAGGTTTGGGAAGAAAAGGATCAACCTCGAGTTCATGTGGTACCTGCTTTCACTCCTTATTATGCTCCACAAGCAGAG ACGGCAAGCGCTGTTCCAGTTCTTTGTGTAGCAAGGAATGTTGCATGCAACGTTAGAGGTGGTTTCTTCAA AGAATTTGATGAGAATCTTATAAGGAGAGTTTCTGAACACTTTCATGAAGATGAAGTTTTGAATCTACCACCTGCACCAGATGTTTGCAACTATCTTATGTCAGAG gATGCTAGTTTTGTACCAAATGGTAATACAAGTGCCCCAATGGCAGATGGAATGAATGGTCCTGAAGTTACTCAAAGACTGAATCAGCAG GATGCTAGAAATGTTGACCTAAAATCTGAGAGATCCCAGCCGTTAGTTCCAACTGCAAGTATCTACGGTCCACCATCTTTCAGATCGATGATGCCTTCCGATA AACCTAGCTTACTGGGCCCTATCCAAGGACCTGAGATAGCAAGCAGACAGCGAGCTGGTTATCATCCCCTGTCTCATGGTATAGCTAGTTCTTTCTCTGCAGGGATTCAACCACTCATATCAGAACCAAAGAATGATGAG GTATTCCATGGATATGGATTGCAAAAGAAGAATTTGCAACAAGCAGGTCAGCCATCAG GTGTACCACATAATCCACCATTTTTAAATAACAAAAGGGGGCCAACTGATAGTGGAAATTCGAACCTGCTACAACCATCTTTATCGGTAGGAGTACTGCAGGAAATAGGACAAAGATGTGGTTCTAAG gtTGAATATAGATCCATCTTGAGCTCTAGCAGGGATTGGCCGTTCTCTTATGAG GTGTTATTCACTGGTGAGAAAGTAGGCGTTGGGATGGGTAAGACCCGGAAAGATGCACAACAACAGGCTGCTGAAAATGCCCTTCGCAGCCTAGCTG ACAAATATGTAGCACACGTGATCTCCCAATCAGAAACAGTGAAGAAAGATCCTGATAATGAAGTGGAAAATGGATTTTTATGGGAATCTGATGCAGATGAATCACCTGTGAAAGATGCATCGGAG GTTGCTGAAATGAGGCGTTCCTCCAATTCAACGGGACAGCTTGTTCAGAAGTCGAATCACTAA
- the LOC110909904 gene encoding chlorophyll a-b binding protein CP29.1, chloroplastic translates to MASSTASSFIGVRLPDLHSNSGRVTARFGFGKKAPAAPKKATKTVTSDRPLWYPGAKAPEYLDGSLVGDYGFDPFGLGKPAEYLQFDLDSLDQNLAKNVAGDVIGTRFESADVKSTPFQPYSEVFGLQRFRECELIHGRWAMLATLGALTVESVTGVTWQDAGKVELIDGSSYLGQPLPFSITTLIWIEVLVIGYIEFQRNAELEPEKRLYPGGPFDPLNLASDPEKKATLQLAEIKHARLAMVAFLGFAVQAAATGKGPLNNWVTHLSDPLHTTILDTFGFFS, encoded by the exons ATGGCATCTTCCACCGCCTCATCGTTCATCGGAGTCCGTCTCCCAGACCTACACTCCAACTCCGGTCGGGTCACAGCCCGGTTCGGGTTCGGAAAGAAAGCACCAGCGGCCCCTAAGAAGGCAACAAAAACCGTTACATCAGACCGGCCGTTATGGTACCCAGGAGCAAAAGCACCGGAGTATCTTGACGGAAGTTTGGTGGGAGACTATGGGTTTGACCCCTTCGGATTGGGGAAACCGGCGGAGTATTTGCAGTTTGATTTGGATTCGCTGGACCAGAACTTGGCGAAGAATGTTGCAGGTGATGTGATCGGAACCCGGTTCGAGAGTGCGGATGTGAAGTCGACTCCGTTCCAGCCGTACAGTGAGGTTTTTGGGTTGCAGAGGTTTAGGGAGTGCGAGCTTATTCATGGGCGGTGGGCTATGTTGGCTACGCTCGGTGCTCTCACCGTTGAGTCCGTCACCGGCGTTACATGGCAAGATGCCGGCAAg GTGGAACTAATTGATGGATCATCTTACCTTGGACAACCACTTCCATTTTCAATCACCACTTTGATCTGGATCGAGGTTTTGGTGATCGGGTACATCGAATTTCAAAGGAATGCTGAACTTGAACCCGAAAAGAGGTTGTACCCAGGTGGTCCGTTCGATCCATTGAACTTGGCCAGCGACCCTGAGAAGAAGGCAACCCTCCAATTGGCAGAGATCAAGCATGCCCGTCTCGCCATGGTGGCATTCCTCGGGTTTGCTGTCCAGGCAGCGGCCACTGGAAAGGGTCCACTCAACAACTGGGTTACACATTTGAGCGACCCACTTCACACAACCATCCTTGACACCTTCGGCTTCTTCTCTTAA